The genomic DNA ATATTTCTTTATATAAGCCCAAACCTCAGGCAAACGCAAACCCATTATTTGACGTTTCAAATCCAAGGTAAAATTTTTACCCCTGGCCTCTAATACTAATTGACCGGCTTTGGAATAAATTGTTTCCGTGTCAAACATTAAACCATCCATATCAAAAAGCAAAGCAGAAAATCTATTGGCCATAAGCTACTTTAATTTATAGAATAAACGAGCACCAAAACGAACATCCACGTACAGCAAACGGTTAATGTCTCCTTTTATTTTTTCCGCTAATAAACGCTTTAAAGAATTTATTTGCCCTAACGGATCTTCACGTACTGAAAGATAAACATACCAACCATCTGCAGTATAAGCCTGAACAGTTGGCAAACCAGCCAAATCCAATAAAACATAATCCAACTTGATTTTTGAAAGATTCTCTTGCCAAAATTTGTTAAAACTATCCACAAAAGCAATAGCCTGCTCATCAATCACCTGATCACCTAAATTATAGCCCTTATCCCCCACTTCCCTAATTAAAACTAAATTAGTACTTAAAACTGCTTGATCTTTTAATTCTTGAACAATTATCCCCCTTTGGTCAACGGCATATACTTTATTTTTAGTTTGCCAACGAGCGATCATTAAACTTTCCCGAAAATTCAATTTTAAAACATTCGGCCAATGTCTTTTAAAAAATAAATCCTGACTGTAAAATTCCTGACCAACCAACTTGCGAGCCTTAGAAGTATCAAAAAAAATAATATTAGACTGAGGCCACAATAACCAACGTCGTCCAGCTATTTCCTGGTTTAAAATCAATCTTATTTTGTTTCTGGCTTCTTGCGAAGGTACACCATTAATAATAATATTCTTTATGGAAAAAATTGGTAAATGAATAATCACTGCAACTAAAACAATAAATAATCCAGGTAAAATATAATAGAGTCTCTTTCGCCAAGTCGGTTTAGCCTGAGTTTGATAAGCTTTAAACAACCGACGATTAACGTCGGGAATTTCATGTTTAGCTCGAGCATAATCATGCCCGCGCCTTTTTTTTACAGTTGAACGTGCTTTAAATTGCTTTACTGATACCATTGTTTAGTGGGTTTATAAGAAGTCTGTAATTGTTTTTTGTCCTGATAATTAGCCAAAGCCAAAGAGATTAAACGATCTAATAATTCAGAATATCCTAATCCGGAGTGCCCCCATAATTTAGGATACATACTAATACTGGTAAAACCCGGCATAGTATTTGGTTCATTTAAATAAATTTTTCTTGACTTTTGGGACACCAAAAAATCTATCCTGGCTAAACCTTTTAAATCTAAAACTTTAAAACAAGCCACGGCTAAATTTTTTATTTTCCGACTGACAGTTTTAGATAAAGGGGCTGGAATTATCAAATTAGATTTACCATCAACATATTTAGCGTCGTAATCATAAAATTCATTGCTAGGTATAACCTGACCTAAAACAGAAACTTGGGGCTCATTATTACCCAAAACCGAACACTCAATCTCTAAAGGTTGTTTGACCGCTTGCTCAACCAAAATACGCCTGTCATATTTAAAAGCTAAATTAATAGCAATTTTAAGCTGCAACAAATTATTAACCTTACTAATACCCACCGAAGATCCTAAATTAGCTGGTTTAACAAACATAGGATATTTTAAAACTTGGCAATTTTTTATAAAAACCGCTGAACTTTTTTTATAATCAAACTTATTAGTATAAACAAAAGGTAACACTGGTAAACCAGCCTGCTGACAAATTAATTTTTGAATAATTTTATCCATAGCTACGGCCGAACCCAATACTCCAGCGCCCACATAAGGCAAATCTGTCAATTCTAAAAAACCTTGAATAATTCCATCCTCCCCAAAGGTACCATGTAAAACCGGCCAAATAACATCAACAGTTCCTTGTATTTTTTTTATATCAGTTCTTTTATAAAAGCGTCCACCATTCGGTTCGGGTAATAAAACAATTTCTTTTTTAAAGAAACTTGTTTGGGGATTTTTTAAGAATTTTAAAACAGTTGAACCACCCAACCAAATACCCTCTTTAGATAAACCAATTGGCACGACTTGATATTTTTTTTTGTCTAAATGTTTAATTACCGAAGCAGCTGAAACTAAAGAAACTTCATGCTCCGCCGAACGACCACCAAACAAAACACCAATTCGTAATTTATTTTTTTTAACCATAAAAATTATTTAACCAATACTCTAGGTAATAATGGATTAATAGCCGTTATTACCTCATAATTTATAGTACCAGATTTAATGCCTATTTGCTCGGCCGTTATCTGCTTTTTACCTTGGCAGCCCAATAAAACAACTTCGTCATTAACCCTAACCTTAGCTAATTTAGTTACATCTACCATGGTTATATTCATACAAACACGACCAATAACCGGGCAAAGCTGACCTTGGATAATAACCTCCCCTTTGTTAGATAAAGACCGACGATAACCATCCCAATAACCTACTGGCAAAACCGCCATAGTAATGGCTTGTTTGGTAGTATAGGTGCGTCCATAACCAACTGTTGCACCTTTAGGCAATTTTTGCAGTTCAATAATAAAAGTTTTCCAAGTTAAAGCCGGCTGAAGACGAATTTTGGGCTTAAATTTATTAACAACTAATTTATTTTCTGCTGACGGCCACAAACCGTAATAACCTATACCCAAACGTCCCAAATCATAATGAGAGTTTTTAAAACTATTCAAAGCGGCTGTACAAGCTATATGACGATAATATTTATCCGGCAACCAAGCTTGACCTTTTTCCAAAAAAGCTGAAAAATTTCCCAACTGTTCTAATAAAAATCCAGACTGTTTTGATTCGGCAGTAGCCAAATGAGAAGCCACACCTTCCAATTTTAACCAAAGAGAATTCCTTATTTGTTTAAGAAAATCATAAGCTTGTTTATCGCGTAATCCCAAACGAGCCATTCCAGTGTCTATTTTTAAATGAACACGAGCGGGCTTTTTAACTTGCTGCCCCGCTTTACTTAAAGCTAATAAAGCCGACTGCTCGTAAACCACAAAAGAAATTTTTTGTTTAATAGCTTTTTGTAAATCAAATTGACGTAACGGCTGGTAATAACTTAAAACTAAAATTGGCAAATTAATTTTAGCCGCCCGTAAAGAAAAAGCTTCGGCTAAAGAAGCTACACCTAACCAATCTATTTTACCCGAAGACTCCCCGACCTTGGCGGCCAAAACCAAACCATGTCCATAAGCATTACTTTTTACTACTGCCATTAATTTAGCTTGGCCACCTAAAAAAGACCTATGAACACTTATATTGTTCAGTAAGGCTTTACGACTTACTTCTAGCCAAGAATAATTAGGATAATCTTTCATGTTTTTAGCCTGCTAACCTATTTTAGCTAGGCCTCCCATATAAGGCTGCAAAACCTTAGGGATAATAATACTGCCGTCAGCCTGCTGATAGTTTTCTAAAATAGCTATCAAAGTACGACCAATGGCAAAAACTGTTCCGTTAAGCATATGAACAAAATCCATTTTACCCTCGGCTGTTTTATAGCGAATATTCAAACGCCTAGCCTGAAAATCCGTGGTAGTTGAACAAGAATGAGTTTCTCGATATTTACTCTCCGAAGGAATCCAAGTTTCGATATCATACTTACGAGCAGCTGGATCTCCTAAATCCGCTGTACACATCTTAATAACTTGATAAGGTAATTTTAAACCTTGCATCAATTCTTCTTCTATAACCAAGAGTTTATCGTGCTCCTTATCCGAATCCTCTGGTTTAGTAAATACTACCATTTCCAATTTATCAAACTGATGAACGCGTAAAATACCTTTGGTATCCTTACCATAACTACCGGCCTCACTTCTAAAGCAAGAAGAAAAACCAGCATATCTTTTAGGTAAATCTGTAAGTTCTAAAACTTCATCCATATGCATAGGCCCGATTGATTGTTCAGAAGTACCTACTAAATAAAGCTGTTGTTCTTTTAAATGATAAGTTTCTTCTTCCCCACCATTTTCCAAATAACCCATAGCTTGCATGGCTTTTTCACTAATTAAAACCGGCGGCACTACTGGCACAAAACCATTTTTAAGAACCACTGATAAACCATACTGGACTAAAGCAAATTCCAATAAAACCGCTTCATTTTTTAAATAACCAAACCTAGAACCTGACACTTTGGCGGCCCGGGCCATATCTATTAAATCGTGCTGCTCCGCCAAAGTTAGATAATCTTTAACTGTAAAATTAAAATCCGGCTTACTACCTACCTGCCTTAAAACCTCATTATCATTTTCTGTTTTACCAACTTTAACATCGGGCCGAGCCGGATTAGGCAGGCTAAGCAAAATATCATTTAACTGGTCAGTTAACTGTTTTAATTCTTGCTCTTTAGTTTTAAGAACTTCCTTTTTAGCCTTGGCTTCAGCTCGATCCGCCTCGCTTACCAACTTATCCCCTCGACCTTGACGTAAACCATCCACTTCCGCTTGCAAAGCCCTTCTTTGATTATCCAAATCCAAAATAACCTTAATATCTATAGTCCGATTTTTAGCCTGGCTAGCCTTAACTACTAAATCCGGATTGTCTCTTAAATATTTTATATCAATCATATTTGGGAAAGATAAGAATCTAATTGCTTAATAATTTCCGGCCGATGACGAAAACCCGCTTCTGCTAATTCTTGATAAGATAATTCCGCTGACATTTTATTGTATTTTGACACAAAAAACAAAGAACGGAAAGGGTAACCCACTATCCTTTTAGAACAGGTTGCTTCGGCAATATAACCAGTCATCCCTTGAGCAACAGCTATGTGCACTTGATTGGCTTTTATAACTAAAGCGGTAGCTATAGCAAAATGACAAGTTCTTTTATTCCAAGATACTCCCTGTAAACGACGTAAGGTTTCACTTATTAATTCATCATCCGTAGCTTCTTTGTTTGAATTTTCAAAAATCCGACGCGAAGATACGCCCGGCCAACCACCTAAAACATCTATTTCTAAACCGCTATCATCGGCTAAAGTTGGCAAACCAGACAACTGATAATAAAACTTAGCTTTGCTAAGTGCGTTAGCCTCAAACGTTTTACTATCTTCCGGCGCTTTATCAGTTATAGCCATATCTTTAAGAGAAACTAAATCAAAAGAATAATCTTTTAATAATTCAGCAAACTCGTTAAATTTAGCTGGGTTATGAGTGGCAATTAACAGTTTGGGCATAATTATTTTTTTCTAGGACCAGACGGCGATGTTAAATCATCAAACTTTAAACCTAAATTTAATAATTTTTCTGCCTGTTTAATTTCCTCGGCCACGCCCACGTGGTCTAATTCCTTCAAATCTTCCAAACTTACCCATTTATAATCCACAAAATCATGGGCATCAAAATTAACTGCTTGACCATCATCAGCCAAACGACACAAATAAGTAAACACCCTAACTGCTTGGCCATCCGACCTAATAAAAGCCGTATCACGCAATAAAATCTTGCCGGGCAACACATTTAAACCTGCCTCTTCTTTTACCTCTCGCTGTAAAACTGATTCTATATCTTCCAATCCTTCAGTTTTACCCCCAGGAAAACACCATTTGTTAGGATAAGCAATTTCCCGTGGATGGCGCTTTAATAACAAATAGCGGCCGTCTTTATTCCTAATTACGGCCGTGACAGTGACAATATACAATTTATTCTGCTTGTCGTAGGGCATAAATATTTAATGAGAGAAAATCACCTGATTAACCCTATCCCCTAAATGCTTATGCTTAATTGAGCCGCTAAAAGTCAGCCCTTTTATAAAATCTTTATCTTGATGAATATTAATTACTGATTTATAATTTTCCGTTGACTCGTTCAAGGCTTTATAAAATTCTTCTGAAGCATAATCATTAACCACACACCCCACTTCCGGATTTTCTTTAATTTGTATCAGTTGATCAATGCTTTCAAAAACAGTTTTTTCCATTAAAGGTTGGACAACTTGACCCAACCCCTTACTAAAATTAACTAATTTTAATCTCAAACTAATGCCTGATTCTGACATATAATACAAAGAATCTAAAACTGATTTGTTTAATGGTTCTTCTGTGCCACCACCACTTAAAGAGTCTGTAGAAAACTTATATTTCCAAATATTTTGATTGTCTAAAAATTTTTCTATAGAAACTATATACTGTTGACAAAGACTTTCTTTTTGAATGCCCGAGCCAGTTAATTTAGCGTTGTGATTATAGTCTTTTATTAAATTGTTTAAAGAATCTTGAATGTCTTTTAACTTTTTTAAATCATCAACCGAAATTACCTCATTTTTAAAAGGGTATTTACTTATTTCAGAAAATTCTTGTTCTTGTTTATTTTTAAATTGACCAAACGCCTGAGCAAACCCTGAATCTGGCGCAAAACTGTTCATAAAATTAAACTTTATTAATTATCTCTCATTGGCGGGAACAAGACAGTTTCTCGTATTGGTTTATCAACAATAAAACTAAAGAGTCTTTCTGAAAAACCAAAGCCAGCCGCCGGTGGCATACCATACTCTAAAGCTTCAATGAAATCATTATCCAACATCATTGCTTCATTATCGCCACCCTCTCTTAATTTCATTTGCTCGGCAAACCTTTGTCTTTGTTCTTTAGGATCATTAAGTTCGCTAAAACCATTACCTAACTCAGAACCAGCCACAATTATTTGCAATCTTTCCACCCGATCAGGCATAGTCCGATGTGCTTTAGCCAAAGGTGAAACCTCCAACGGATGATTTATCAAAAATAACGGGCCCACTACTTTAGGGCGAACTAATTTTTTCCAAAATAAATCAATCAAACGCCCAGCACCCATACTATCTTCATAGCGAATTTTGTTTTTTTCTAATAATTTACGCAAATCTTCCACCTTGGTTACCCCAGCTAAATCCTCCCCTGTATACTCTTTAATAATTTCAAAATAATCTTTTTTCGGCCAATCGCCAGACCAATCTATTTCTCGGCCATCATAAGTAGTGATTAAACCACCACTAACGGCCTGAACAATAGCCTGATACATTTTTTGCGTAAAAACCAACAAATCCTCATAATCCGCATAAGCCCAATAAAATTCACACATGGTATAATCCTGTAAATGTTCGGTATCTATGCCTTCGTTGCGAAAAACTTTACCAATTTCAAAAACCTTACCAAAACCACCGACCAATAAACGTTTTAGTGGTAATTCCAAAGAAATGCGCAAATAAAAATCTCGATCTAAAGCATCGTGATGAGTAATAAAAGGACTGGCGTCGGCTCCACCGGCAATAGTTTCCAAAGCTGGCGTATCCACCTCCATAAAGTCAGCCGCTTGCAACCAAGTCCGGGCTGTTTGCCAAAATAAAGACTTTTTTTTAAAAATTTCTCTTGTCTCCTCTGACATCATTAAATCTAAATAACGCCGCCTTAATCTTTGTTCTACATCTTTTAAGCCATGCCATTTTTCCGGCAAAATCTGTAAACCTTTAGCCAGAGGAATTAATTCACTAACTAAAACAGTCAATTCACCACGTCGGCTTTTTACTAAAACACCCACGACACCAATTATATCTCCCCGATCTAAATTCTCGGCTAATTGCCAAAATTTTTGATTAACTATTTTTTCCACCAAAGCAATTTGCAAACTACCGGTTTCGTCCTGCAAAGTAGCAAACCACAATGAACCATGCGATCGCAAGGTCATTAAACGACCAGCTGTTGTAAAAATTTGACCCCTAACTGCTTCGCCAGTTAATAAAGGTATTTCCTGTTCAAAAGCTTGGCTACGAATATCGGCTATGGTCTGTTGTCTTTTAAAATCACTAGGATATTGCTTAAAACCCAAATCCTGCCAAGTTTTTAGCTTGGCCTGACGACTTTTTAATTCTTGATCTTGGCGTATAGACATAAGTTAAAGATATGGCTAATTTTACCCTTTATTTAGCGGCTTGGCAAACTAAAACAAGCCATCTTAAAAAACTAAAGATGATTAAAAAAATATTCAACAATTATTAACTTATTTTAGTAATTTTATAAATCACTCGACCAACTGGCAAACTAACCTCTACTTTATCTCCCACCTTGCGCCCTAAAAAAGCCTGGCCCAAAGGTGATTCATTGGAAATTAAACCCATTACTGGGTTAGCCTCATTGGAACCCACAATAGTGTATTCTTTATCACCCTGAGGAGAAGTAAAAGCCACTTTGGAACCAACCTGCACCTCATCACCGCCGGTTGAATCTGGTATAACCTCAACATTTTTTAAAATATTCTCCAACTCAATTATTTTACCCTCAATAAAGCCTTGTTCAGTCTTAGCTTCCACGTACTCGGCATTTTCCGACAAATCTCCTAATTCTTTAGCCTCTTGAATGCGCCAAGCAATTTCCTTACGCTTAATTGTTTTAAGCTCCTTTAATTCAATTTTAATTTTCTGCAAACCGTCTTTAGTGACGTAATTTTGTCCATTATTATTTGTCATAATATATACAATCTAAAAACCGGCTCTAAATTTATACTACTTAAAAATGGCCGGTCATTAAGAATAGCTAAAAGATACTGGTCGACACTTATTTTGTCAAGATTTAATAAATACCAAGATGCTTAAATTTCTGAATCTAAA from Patescibacteria group bacterium includes the following:
- a CDS encoding D-alanine--D-alanine ligase; this encodes MVKKNKLRIGVLFGGRSAEHEVSLVSAASVIKHLDKKKYQVVPIGLSKEGIWLGGSTVLKFLKNPQTSFFKKEIVLLPEPNGGRFYKRTDIKKIQGTVDVIWPVLHGTFGEDGIIQGFLELTDLPYVGAGVLGSAVAMDKIIQKLICQQAGLPVLPFVYTNKFDYKKSSAVFIKNCQVLKYPMFVKPANLGSSVGISKVNNLLQLKIAINLAFKYDRRILVEQAVKQPLEIECSVLGNNEPQVSVLGQVIPSNEFYDYDAKYVDGKSNLIIPAPLSKTVSRKIKNLAVACFKVLDLKGLARIDFLVSQKSRKIYLNEPNTMPGFTSISMYPKLWGHSGLGYSELLDRLISLALANYQDKKQLQTSYKPTKQWYQ
- the alr gene encoding alanine racemase, which codes for MKDYPNYSWLEVSRKALLNNISVHRSFLGGQAKLMAVVKSNAYGHGLVLAAKVGESSGKIDWLGVASLAEAFSLRAAKINLPILVLSYYQPLRQFDLQKAIKQKISFVVYEQSALLALSKAGQQVKKPARVHLKIDTGMARLGLRDKQAYDFLKQIRNSLWLKLEGVASHLATAESKQSGFLLEQLGNFSAFLEKGQAWLPDKYYRHIACTAALNSFKNSHYDLGRLGIGYYGLWPSAENKLVVNKFKPKIRLQPALTWKTFIIELQKLPKGATVGYGRTYTTKQAITMAVLPVGYWDGYRRSLSNKGEVIIQGQLCPVIGRVCMNITMVDVTKLAKVRVNDEVVLLGCQGKKQITAEQIGIKSGTINYEVITAINPLLPRVLVK
- the serS gene encoding serine--tRNA ligase, coding for MIDIKYLRDNPDLVVKASQAKNRTIDIKVILDLDNQRRALQAEVDGLRQGRGDKLVSEADRAEAKAKKEVLKTKEQELKQLTDQLNDILLSLPNPARPDVKVGKTENDNEVLRQVGSKPDFNFTVKDYLTLAEQHDLIDMARAAKVSGSRFGYLKNEAVLLEFALVQYGLSVVLKNGFVPVVPPVLISEKAMQAMGYLENGGEEETYHLKEQQLYLVGTSEQSIGPMHMDEVLELTDLPKRYAGFSSCFRSEAGSYGKDTKGILRVHQFDKLEMVVFTKPEDSDKEHDKLLVIEEELMQGLKLPYQVIKMCTADLGDPAARKYDIETWIPSESKYRETHSCSTTTDFQARRLNIRYKTAEGKMDFVHMLNGTVFAIGRTLIAILENYQQADGSIIIPKVLQPYMGGLAKIG
- a CDS encoding non-canonical purine NTP pyrophosphatase (hydrolyzes non-standard nucleotides such as xanthine and inosine); this encodes MPKLLIATHNPAKFNEFAELLKDYSFDLVSLKDMAITDKAPEDSKTFEANALSKAKFYYQLSGLPTLADDSGLEIDVLGGWPGVSSRRIFENSNKEATDDELISETLRRLQGVSWNKRTCHFAIATALVIKANQVHIAVAQGMTGYIAEATCSKRIVGYPFRSLFFVSKYNKMSAELSYQELAEAGFRHRPEIIKQLDSYLSQI
- a CDS encoding NUDIX hydrolase, which gives rise to MPYDKQNKLYIVTVTAVIRNKDGRYLLLKRHPREIAYPNKWCFPGGKTEGLEDIESVLQREVKEEAGLNVLPGKILLRDTAFIRSDGQAVRVFTYLCRLADDGQAVNFDAHDFVDYKWVSLEDLKELDHVGVAEEIKQAEKLLNLGLKFDDLTSPSGPRKK
- the lysS gene encoding lysine--tRNA ligase, giving the protein MSIRQDQELKSRQAKLKTWQDLGFKQYPSDFKRQQTIADIRSQAFEQEIPLLTGEAVRGQIFTTAGRLMTLRSHGSLWFATLQDETGSLQIALVEKIVNQKFWQLAENLDRGDIIGVVGVLVKSRRGELTVLVSELIPLAKGLQILPEKWHGLKDVEQRLRRRYLDLMMSEETREIFKKKSLFWQTARTWLQAADFMEVDTPALETIAGGADASPFITHHDALDRDFYLRISLELPLKRLLVGGFGKVFEIGKVFRNEGIDTEHLQDYTMCEFYWAYADYEDLLVFTQKMYQAIVQAVSGGLITTYDGREIDWSGDWPKKDYFEIIKEYTGEDLAGVTKVEDLRKLLEKNKIRYEDSMGAGRLIDLFWKKLVRPKVVGPLFLINHPLEVSPLAKAHRTMPDRVERLQIIVAGSELGNGFSELNDPKEQRQRFAEQMKLREGGDNEAMMLDNDFIEALEYGMPPAAGFGFSERLFSFIVDKPIRETVLFPPMRDN
- the greA gene encoding transcription elongation factor GreA, which encodes MTNNNGQNYVTKDGLQKIKIELKELKTIKRKEIAWRIQEAKELGDLSENAEYVEAKTEQGFIEGKIIELENILKNVEVIPDSTGGDEVQVGSKVAFTSPQGDKEYTIVGSNEANPVMGLISNESPLGQAFLGRKVGDKVEVSLPVGRVIYKITKIS